One Solanum pennellii chromosome 10, SPENNV200 genomic region harbors:
- the LOC107002401 gene encoding transcription factor bHLH48-like, protein MDNLIESIEAGGARSENCGARMGEIGDGFHQFGEEILSVTSEGGSSFTALLGLPPNQAVELLVQSPETDKIASDKLAISEPHYRYPPPPPIFPSDIALIDRASKFSVFAAAGNSPESNSTLSNSGSKSLFVKQEPLDSECNHNSSPATSNPLVNQKSTKRKEREKKVKETSKKGKKSANDTSEDGGEKLPYVHVRARRGQATDSHSLAERARREKINARMKLLQELVPGCNKISGTAMVLDEIINHVQSLQRQVEFLSMRLAAANPRVDFNLDSLFAAERSGSHVESNLQDMVVPPIWAEGQSSGNRNQYQHLWHFEGFHQPAWGRLEDNSSFVTPENSLLTYDSSANSASLHPNQLKMEL, encoded by the exons ATGGATAATCTGATAGAGTCGATTGAAGCAGGAGGAGCTAGATCCGAGAATTGCGGAGCTAGAATGGGAGAAATTGGAGATGGGTTTCATCAATTTGGTGAGGAAATTTTGTCTGTTACGTCGGAAGGTGGAAGTTCTTTCACTGCTTTACTTGGGCTTCCGCCGAATCAAGCGGTGGAGCTTTTGGTTCAGTCACCGGAAACTGACAAAATAGCATCAGATAAACTTGCTATCAGTGAACCTCACTATCGttatcctcctcctcctccgATTTTTCCTTCAGATATCGCTTTGATCGATAGAGCTTCTAAGTTCTCCGTCTTCGCCGCCGCCGGCAACTCCCCGGAGTCCAATTCAACCCTTTCGAATTCCGGGTCGAAATCACTGTTCGTCAAGCAAGAACCCCTAGATTCCGAATGTAACCACAACTCATCTCCGGCAACTTCCAATCCACTAGTCAATCAGAAATCAACAAAGAGAAAGGAACGCGAGAAAAAG GTAAAAGAAACTtctaaaaaggggaaaaaatcaGCTAACGATACCTCAGAAGACGGCGGCGAGAAGCTACCATATGTTCACGTCCGAGCGCGTCGAGGCCAAGCCACTGATAGCCATAGTTTAGCAGAAAGA gcAAGGAGAGAGAAGATTAATGCTAGGATGAAGCTACTACAAGAACTGGTCCCAGGATGTAACAAG ATTTCAGGTACTGCAATGGTGTTGGATGAGATCATCAACCATGTACAGTCCCTACAGCGCCAAGTGGAG TTCTTATCAATGAGACTTGCTGCGGCTAACCCGAGAGTTGATTTCAACCTCGACAGTCTTTTTGCAGCAGAA cGGAGTGGTTCCCATGTGGAGAGTAACTTACAAGACATGGTTGTGCCGCCTATCTGGGCTGAGGGACAAAGCAGCGGAAACAGAAACCAATATCAACATCTATGGCATTTTGAAGGGTTCCATCAGCCTGCCTGGGGAAGGTTAGAAGACAATTCTAGCTTTGTTACTCCAGAGAACTCGCTGTTGACATATGATTCCTCAGCAAATTCAG CATCTTTACATCCAAATCAGCTGAAAATGGAGCTATGA
- the LOC107002681 gene encoding zinc finger A20 and AN1 domain-containing stress-associated protein 8, which yields MESSKETGCQAPEGPILCINNCGFFGSAATMNMCSKCHKDMILKQEQAKFAATSIENIVNGNSSSNGKEAIATGAINVQPGSADLKVISTEASSDLSSGPSSEVKPKEGPTRCTTCRKRVGLTGFNCKCGNLFCAAHRYSDKHECPFDYKNAGRDAIAKANPVVVAEKLNKI from the coding sequence ATGGAGTCTTCCAAAGAAACAGGCTGCCAAGCTCCCGAAGGTCCGATCCTTTGCATCAACAACTGCGGGTTCTTTGGTAGTGCAGCCACTATGAATATGTGTTCCAAGTGTCACAAGGACATGATACTGAAGCAGGAACAAGCTAAATTTGCAGCAACATCAATTGAAAACATTGTAAATGGAAACTCAAGCAGCAATGGCAAAGAGGCTATTGCGACTGGTGCAATCAATGTTCAACCGGGATCAGCAGACTTAAAGGTTATCTCTACAGAAGCATCTTCTGATTTATCCTCAGGTCCAAGTTCAGAGGTGAAGCCAAAAGAGGGCCCAACTAGGTGCACTACTTGCCGCAAGCGTGTTGGCTTGACAGGATTCAATTGCAAGTGTGGGAATCTTTTCTGTGCGGCTCACCGTTATTCTGACAAGCACGAGTGCCCATTTGACTATAAGAATGCTGGACGGGATGCTATTGCTAAAGCAAATCCTGTTGTTGTAGCAGAAAAGCTAAACAAGATCTAG